The Synchiropus splendidus isolate RoL2022-P1 chromosome 1, RoL_Sspl_1.0, whole genome shotgun sequence genome includes a window with the following:
- the LOC128746846 gene encoding prothymosin alpha-A-like encodes MTDSEVTTCADIGKEIKDKKSADESDNGSNTTANGKPQDDENGEQEHDLEDEDDAGEDEEEDGEGDEDDDEEDDLDGPVGKRSADDDDDEEDEVEPKRQKTDK; translated from the exons ATGACGGACAGTGAAGTGACCACCTGCGCAGACATCGGCAAG GAGATCAAAGACAAGAAATCGGCGGATGAGTCAGACAACGGAAGCAATACCACCGCAAATGGCAAACCC CAGGATGACGAGAATGGAGAACAGGAGCACGACCTCGAGGATGAGGATGACGCgggagaagatgaggaagaggacggaGAAG GTGATGAGGAcgacgatgaagaggatgacCTAGATGGGCCCGTAGGGAAGAGATCAgccgacgacgatgatgatgaggag GATGAAGTGGAACCCAAGCGACAGAAGACCGACAAGTAG
- the lmnb2 gene encoding lamin-B2 produces MATATPSRETGRPAASTPLSPTRISRLQEKQELQHLNDRLAVYIDRVRSLELENDRLMLKVSEKEEVTTREVTGIKSLYEAELADARRVLDETAKERAKFQIDLGKAQADLEEALRSGKKKDGDLAAALSRANGLEGQLNQSDAALSAALSQNAALSSELADVKGQLAKVEDSHAVAKRQLEAETLMRVDLENRCQSLSEELAFRKNVFEEEVRESRRRQEQRIVEVDSGVRQDYEFKLAQALQDLRKQHDEQVAIYKEELELTFQSKLENAKGSSEINDKAVSSAREELQESRMRIESLGYQLSALQKQATASEDRIRELEDILSAERDKHRRIVDGKVQEMTDLRDRMHAQLNEYQELLDVKLALDMEINAYRKLLEGEEHRLKLSPSPSSKVAVSRVSGSSSSRSSKRKRIDLDPLELGRDELLVSEEATASGPVSISPTDMDGNAVTLANETDQDQPLGSWRLKRQVDNGEEIVYKFSPKFVLKAGQTVTVWSADAGVAHSPPSDLLWKGQTSWGTGNEIITTLLNSDGEEVASRRVTKTQVEMENGEEEEVVAQTGKTSSRECAIM; encoded by the exons ATGGCGACCGCCACTCCAAGCCGTGAAACTGGCCGGCCGGCGGCCTCGACTCCTCTGTCCCCGACCCGGATCTCCCGCCTGCAGGAGAAACAAGAGCTGCAGCACTTAAACGACCGACTAGCTGTTTACATCGACCGGGTCCGCTCGCTTGAACTCGAGAACGACCGCTTGATGCTCAAGGTGTCCGAAAAAGAGGAGGTGACTACTAGAGAG GTTACGGGCATAAAATCTTTGTATGAAGCAGAGTTGGCAGATGCACGGAGGGTTCTGGATGAAACTGCTAAAGAGCGGGCCAAGTTCCAGATAGACCTGGGCAAGGCTCAGGCTGACCTGGAAGAAGCCCTGCGCAG TGGCAAGAAGAAGGATGGAGACCTTGCAGCAGCTTTGTCCAGGGCTAACGGATTGGAAGGTCAACTGAACCAAAGTGATGCTGCTCTCTCAGCTGCCCTCAGCCAGAATGCTGCACTTTCATCTGAACTCGCTGATGTCAAGGGCCAGTTGGCAAAG gtGGAGGACAGCCATGCTGTGGCCAAGCGTCAGCTGGAGGCTGAGACTCTGATGCGAGTGGACTTGGAAAAccgttgtcagtcactgagtGAGGAGTTGGCTTTCAGAAAGAACGTGTTTGAAGAG GAGGTGCGAGAGTCTCGTCGCAGACAGGAACAGAGAATCGTGGAGGTGGACTCAGGAGTCAGGCAGGACTATGAGTTCAAACTGGCACAGGCTCTTCAG GACCTCCGGAAGCAGCATGATGAGCAGGTTGCCATCTATAAGGAGGAGTTGGAACTCACCTTCCAGTCCAAA TTGGAAAATGCCAAAGGTTCCTCAGAGATCAATGACAAGGCAGTGAGCTCGGCCAGAGAGGAGCTCCAGGAGTCTCGTATGAGAATAGAAAGTCTTGGATATCAACTAAGTGCTCTGCAGAAACAG GCCACTGCCTCTGAGGATCGCATCAGAGAGCTGGAGGATATTCTGTCAGCAGAAAGAGACAAGCACCGACGTATTGTGGACGGAAAGGTACAAGAGATGACCGACCTGAGAGACCGGATGCATGCTCAGCTGAATGAATaccaggagctgctggatgtgAAGCTCGCCCTTGACATGGAGATCAATGCGTATAGGAAACTGCtggagggagaggagcacag GCTGAAACTGTCTCCAAGCCCGTCTAGTAAAGTTGCCGTTTCCAGAGTatctggctcctcctcctctcggtCGTCTAAGAGGAAGAGAATTGACTTGGACCCATTAGAGTTGGGGCGAGATGAGCTGCTGGTGTCAGAAGAGGCCACAGCCAGTGGACCAGTGAGCATCTCACCCACTGACATGGATGGGAATGCTGTCACCCTGGCCAATGAAACTGACCAG GATCAACCTCTGGGTAGCTGGAGGTTGAAGAGACAAGTTGACAATGGAGAAGAGATTGTTTACAAGTTCTCTCCCAAGTTTGTTCTTAAAGCTGGCCAAACTGTCACG GTTTGGTCTGCGGACGCAGGAGTCGCTCACAGTCCACCATCTGACTTGCTGTGGAAGGGCCAGACTTCCTGGGGAACAGGAAATGAAATCATCACCACTTTGTTGAACTCTGATGGCGAG GAGGTGGCCAGTAGGAGAGTGACCAAGACTCAGGTGGAGATGGAGaatggtgaggaagaggaggtggtggCACAAACG GGCAAGACATCTTCAAGAGAGTGCGCTATCATGTAA
- the rpl36 gene encoding 60S ribosomal protein L36 yields MAIRYPMAVGLNKGHKVTKNVTAPKHSRRRGRLTKHSKFVRDMIREVCGFAPYERRAMELLKVSKDKRALKFIKKRIGTHIRAKRKREELSNVLAAMRKAAAKKD; encoded by the exons ATGGCTATTCGCTATCCTATGGCCGTTGGCCTCAACAAAGGCCACAAAGTCACCAAAAATGTAACTGCTCCCAAACACAGCCGCCGACGTGGG CGTCTGACCAAGCACAGCAAGTTTGTCAGGGACATGATCCGTGAGGTGTGTGGCTTTGCTCCATATGAGAGGCGAGCCATGGAGCTGCTGAAAGTGTCCAAGGACAAAAGAGCCCTCAAGTTTATCAAGAAGAGG ATTGGTACCCACATTCGTGCcaagagaaagagggaagaGCTGAGCAACGTGCTGGCTGCCATGAGAAAGGCTGCCGCCAAGAAAGACTAA